Proteins encoded by one window of Acidimicrobiales bacterium:
- a CDS encoding cytochrome P450 — protein MADDDNAGRDDPDIYGYWEECRRDQPVGRFGGPDSPVWLVVKHEHVEQVLRDTERFSSRVNADTMGPVMGTVILAMDGDEHRRYRNLVAHAFRPSALARWEHALIAPTIHRLLDGLAGRTRADLVAEITSQFPVQVIAGVLGVPADDHDRFHAWALDMNRGPDDYDVSIAASRAMRDYLTPIVEDRKAHPTDDLISDIVTAEVDGERLDDEHVYGFLRLLLPAGAETTFAAMGNCLFAMLSAPGVPDRVRTDPTLLDAVIDETLRWETSVTMVNRETTCPVEIDGVEVPAGVSLVCATGSANRDESRYTDPTTWDLDRKEASHIAFGTGRHQCLGMHLARMELRIGLQAVLARLQGLRLDGDGEPVRIEGLAFRSPPSLPVAFDAVGPSPVA, from the coding sequence GTGGCCGACGACGACAACGCTGGCAGGGACGACCCGGACATCTACGGGTACTGGGAGGAGTGCCGACGCGACCAGCCCGTGGGCCGGTTCGGCGGTCCCGACTCCCCCGTCTGGCTGGTGGTGAAGCACGAGCACGTCGAGCAGGTGCTGCGCGACACCGAGCGGTTCTCGTCGCGCGTGAACGCCGACACCATGGGCCCGGTCATGGGCACCGTGATCCTGGCCATGGACGGCGACGAGCACCGGCGCTACCGCAACCTGGTGGCCCACGCCTTCCGCCCCTCGGCCCTGGCCCGGTGGGAGCACGCCCTGATCGCGCCCACCATCCACCGGCTGCTCGACGGCCTGGCGGGCCGCACCCGCGCCGACCTCGTCGCCGAGATCACCAGCCAGTTCCCCGTGCAGGTCATCGCCGGGGTGCTCGGCGTGCCCGCCGACGACCACGATCGTTTCCACGCGTGGGCGCTGGACATGAACAGGGGCCCCGACGACTACGACGTGTCCATCGCGGCGTCGCGGGCCATGCGCGACTACCTCACGCCCATCGTGGAGGACCGCAAGGCCCATCCGACCGACGACCTCATCTCCGACATCGTGACGGCCGAGGTCGACGGGGAGCGCCTCGACGACGAGCACGTCTACGGCTTCCTGCGCCTGCTGCTCCCGGCCGGGGCCGAGACCACGTTCGCGGCCATGGGCAACTGCCTCTTCGCCATGCTGTCGGCCCCCGGCGTACCCGACCGCGTGCGCACCGACCCCACCCTGCTCGACGCCGTCATCGACGAGACCCTGCGCTGGGAGACCTCGGTGACCATGGTCAACCGCGAGACCACCTGCCCCGTGGAGATCGACGGGGTCGAGGTACCCGCCGGCGTGTCCCTGGTGTGCGCGACGGGATCGGCCAACCGCGACGAGTCCCGCTACACCGACCCCACGACGTGGGACCTCGACCGCAAGGAAGCGTCGCACATCGCCTTCGGCACGGGGCGCCATCAATGCCTGGGCATGCACCTCGCCCGCATGGAGCTGCGGATCGGGCTGCAGGCGGTGCTGGCGCGCCTGCAGGGGCTGCGCCTCGACGGGGACGGCGAGCCCGTGCGCATCGAGGGCCTCGCCTTCCGCTCGCCGCCGAGCCTGCCGGTCGCCTTCGACGCCGTGGGGCCGTCGCCGGTCGCTTGA
- the gyrA gene encoding DNA gyrase subunit A, which yields MARRGSGGDGTGTEVPEPSPAAIEPIEIQEEMERSFLEYSMSVIVSRALPDVRDGLKPVHRRILYSMYEQNLRPDRPHAKCAKAVGEVMGNFHPHGDSAIYDALARMAQDFSLRHMLIDGHGNFGGRGPEEGPAAMRYTECRLAPLAMEMLAGIDEETIDFTPNYDGSTEEPVVLPARFPNLLVNGSQGIAVGMATNIPPHNLGEVIDAVVHLLDNTEATSDDLMQFVKGPDFPTGAQILGRQGILDAFRTGKGSIKMRAVAEVDESRGATRIVVTDIPFQTSVEVIEQKIGELANAGALDGISDVQNDSAGKKPRLVVTLKRDANANVVLNNLYKHTPLQTNFAVNMVALVDGVPRTLNLAQALGYYVDHQIEVVTRRSEFRLRKAQKRAHIVEGLLKAIDMLDAVIAAIRASEDRPAARTALMAAPFEFSEEQAEHILDMTLGRLTRLGRANLEEEMEELRRTIAELEAILGDPARLRGVIATELGEIRAKYADERRTQITHDPGELGVEDLISDEEIVVTMTRAGYIKAVQAVSFRTQGRGGRGVQGARLKEEDLVDNVVHTTTLAHLLLFSNKGRVYRLRAHEVPMKERTARGTAVVNLLPLGPSETIEAIVATRDFDADGYLLFATKMGQVKKTAFSEYDKSRREGFIAIALRDGDELVRVVATGGDDDVVLVSRNGSGIRFSENDVRAMGRDAAGVRGMRLRAGDEVVSCDVVRPDDDIIIVTDAGYGKRTKTDHFGRQGRGGQGVRAIKLTAVRGRVVSAFMAGLDDEILLVSTGGIVIRTAVREIAAQGRDATGVRLMSLEEGHSVAAVAAVTGEEEA from the coding sequence ATGGCCAGACGCGGCAGCGGCGGTGACGGCACGGGGACCGAGGTCCCCGAGCCGTCCCCGGCGGCGATCGAGCCCATCGAGATCCAGGAGGAGATGGAGCGCTCGTTCCTGGAGTACTCCATGTCCGTCATCGTGTCGCGGGCGCTGCCCGACGTGCGCGACGGGCTGAAGCCGGTGCACCGCCGCATCCTCTACTCGATGTACGAGCAGAACCTGCGCCCCGACCGCCCCCACGCCAAGTGCGCCAAGGCTGTGGGCGAGGTCATGGGCAACTTCCACCCGCACGGTGACAGCGCCATCTACGACGCCCTGGCCCGCATGGCCCAGGACTTCAGCCTGCGGCACATGCTCATCGACGGCCACGGGAACTTCGGGGGCCGCGGCCCCGAGGAGGGCCCGGCGGCCATGCGCTACACCGAGTGCCGTCTGGCCCCCCTGGCCATGGAGATGCTGGCGGGCATCGACGAGGAGACCATCGACTTCACCCCCAACTACGACGGCTCCACCGAGGAGCCCGTCGTGCTGCCGGCGCGCTTCCCCAACCTGCTCGTCAACGGGTCGCAGGGCATCGCCGTGGGCATGGCCACCAACATCCCGCCGCACAACCTGGGCGAGGTCATCGACGCCGTCGTGCACCTGCTCGACAACACCGAGGCGACGTCCGACGACCTGATGCAGTTCGTGAAGGGCCCCGACTTCCCCACCGGCGCCCAGATCCTCGGCCGCCAGGGGATCCTCGACGCCTTCCGCACCGGCAAGGGCTCCATCAAGATGCGGGCCGTCGCAGAAGTCGACGAGAGCCGGGGCGCCACCCGCATCGTCGTCACCGACATCCCCTTCCAGACGTCGGTCGAGGTGATCGAGCAGAAGATCGGCGAGCTCGCCAACGCCGGCGCCCTCGACGGCATCTCCGACGTCCAGAACGACTCCGCCGGCAAGAAGCCCCGCCTGGTGGTCACCCTGAAGCGCGACGCCAACGCCAACGTGGTGCTCAACAACCTCTACAAGCACACGCCGCTGCAGACCAACTTCGCCGTCAACATGGTGGCGCTGGTCGACGGCGTACCCCGGACGCTCAACCTGGCCCAGGCGCTGGGCTACTACGTCGACCACCAGATCGAGGTCGTCACCCGCCGCTCGGAATTCCGGCTGCGTAAGGCCCAGAAGCGCGCCCACATCGTCGAGGGCCTGCTCAAGGCCATCGACATGCTCGACGCCGTCATCGCGGCGATCCGCGCCTCGGAGGACCGGCCCGCGGCGCGCACCGCCCTCATGGCGGCTCCGTTCGAGTTCAGCGAGGAGCAGGCCGAGCACATCCTCGACATGACCCTCGGCCGGCTGACGCGGCTCGGACGCGCCAACCTCGAGGAGGAGATGGAGGAGCTGCGGCGCACCATCGCCGAGCTCGAGGCCATCCTGGGCGACCCGGCCCGGCTGCGGGGCGTCATCGCCACCGAGCTCGGCGAGATCAGGGCCAAGTACGCCGACGAGCGCCGCACCCAGATCACCCACGACCCCGGCGAGCTGGGGGTCGAGGACCTGATCAGCGACGAGGAGATCGTCGTGACCATGACCCGGGCCGGCTACATCAAGGCGGTCCAGGCGGTGTCGTTCCGCACCCAGGGCCGGGGCGGGCGCGGGGTGCAGGGGGCGCGGCTCAAGGAGGAGGACCTGGTTGACAACGTGGTGCACACCACGACCCTGGCCCACCTCCTGCTGTTCTCGAACAAGGGCCGCGTCTACCGGCTGCGCGCCCACGAGGTGCCCATGAAGGAGCGCACCGCCCGGGGCACGGCGGTGGTCAACCTGCTGCCGCTCGGGCCGAGCGAGACCATCGAGGCCATCGTGGCCACCCGCGACTTCGACGCCGACGGCTACCTGCTCTTCGCCACCAAGATGGGCCAGGTCAAGAAGACGGCGTTCTCCGAGTACGACAAGTCCCGGCGCGAGGGGTTCATCGCCATCGCGCTGCGCGACGGCGACGAGCTCGTGCGGGTCGTCGCCACCGGCGGGGACGACGACGTGGTCCTGGTCAGCCGCAACGGCAGCGGCATCCGCTTCTCGGAGAACGACGTGCGGGCCATGGGCCGCGACGCCGCGGGGGTGCGGGGCATGCGGCTGCGGGCCGGCGACGAGGTGGTGTCGTGCGACGTGGTGCGCCCCGACGACGACATCATCATCGTGACCGACGCCGGCTACGGCAAGCGCACCAAGACAGACCACTTCGGCCGCCAGGGCCGCGGCGGCCAGGGAGTGCGCGCCATCAAGCTCACGGCCGTACGTGGGCGCGTGGTGTCGGCCTTCATGGCCGGACTCGACGACGAGATCCTGCTGGTGTCGACCGGCGGGATCGTCATCCGCACGGCTGTGCGCGAGATCGCCGCCCAGGGCCGCGACGCCACCGGCGTGCGGCTCATGAGCCTCGAGGAGGGCCACAGCGTGGCCGCCGTGGCCGCCGTCACCGGCGAGGAAGAGGCCTGA